Within the Triplophysa dalaica isolate WHDGS20190420 chromosome 2, ASM1584641v1, whole genome shotgun sequence genome, the region tgagcatgcacatttataccaacttaaaaacagcagtgtgatcgatcaaggaaaatatattaaagccacaaagattttagaccagacttaaaatgcgttaaaacatattaaccgtccggaacgatttcatgaattaatagctCAAAAGGCTTCTATTTCTATTgtaatgaaaaagtttctccagtctggcagtgatcgtttttctagactaacagtaaactctggctgtacaaactccataagatttttaaagcgATCATCTTCgtaattaaagccgttattCGCTCCGCCCGTatggcatccaaattggttggtctgaccataaaactagcaactgattgttgacctgtggatggacctgctgggtgcttcgccctcaaatgtttgtgcatcgtagttgttaatccatgataagccagctttgcattgcagagtttgcactgcactttattctctttcattttattaaaggaccccacacagaactcatttttgacacTGTCTCAATTCATCGTATCCGTTATGCCACGCGGGCCTACAGTGTGCATATCTTCGTTAACAattgttgtgagaaaatgttttcctccaCCCTTCGGTAAAATGAACACGTTAGGCGTGAAAACACGGcgatttttttaagatcgcacaaactattcgaaattctatagTTAAAAAACTATTTGAGTATttgaaattcgtgactcatccctaacagaaaaatatcaaggACTACTTCTCTTTCTCCGCTCACTGCTTCACCCATGACAGAGCTGAAGAACCACAAGTGAAGTGGCGCCGAACCAGATAGAATAAACAatagcaagcaataaacaaacatgccgttaaagatagctaaatattgtgccatcccttgttgtggaagaatacactcgctgcataaccttcctttcggattccgacattagtaatgtgtggttaaagtttatttttaaagacgttccagcttaTGTGGAAAAACATTTCCCAAAAGATTTCCTacgtgaacaaggcacaggtcgaaactgaatttgtggagagttgAAAATTTTACAGCAGTGCTCTGCCTTctatattggatccgataggaatggcacTGCAATcttatttgagtaaaaaaaatgtgtactatgcgtcactcactattgctttgttagagatcgcttgatgtgccctgggCACTATTCGCATGAGATTAGTATCACCTGGGGACCTCATTtgtagtcatttgtattaattgcagagattgtctgtgatcttaagctcgcgcgaatcggcatctctgtgatttgggtCGGTCAtacataatttttcaaggttttgcccaccgtttgcgaataatggaggctgttttggaGTTTTTTGGTATTATTCTGATTGCTGGGTGATATCCTTAAATTACTGGGAGTCTCCCTTTTGTTTAtatatcatggaaactctcgtaatatttgagacccgcgattgcattgatcttttgtccggtttgggatcactggtctcaaatgctgactgGTACGATCATATATCATTACATGCAATACAAGTATAGTctatacaaactatatgcaaaCTCTTACCATCAtgtccgggaaataagtcagtaaatttgagtaaaaccTCCCTTGCGAATGcctcacatgaaatactgatgtgggacTCGgcgaggtcatttataaatcacaggaggtttccagataatactaatgccgtgcaaaaactgtgaatggtgctaatgtgcaACCTAATGTTCcatctctaaccaaattcacagaaggctccaactacgcaaactgctatctaATCAAAGCGGTGAGCGGTACTTTAAAACCGAGTGTTTGCAGAGCTGACCTCacaacctgggtagaaaatagcctattacttattgattttgatgttttcgATTTTAAAAACCCCGCGAATGTCagaagtagacctcatataacagtataaaacaataaacaaacacagttcatcagacctttaacAAGATGtgatgctttgtaaaaaatatcgTTTTGTGGTCAACAAAACAGGTTATGGTTGTATAGTACACCACTTGTTTTGTCAGGACTACTCCACTGGTCTACATGTGTTTCATGTTGTCAACCTTTATGGGGTAAGTTATGTAAATTAAACAGATTGCCGGTTTATTGCGTAGTAAAGGCAAACaacttaaatttgtttatttatttttttaattgctgCTGAAAACAACTTTTGATCTTGTTTAACCTGATACTTCAAAATGtccttttaaaacagtttttttctattaCAGATTTCAGTATTATTTCGGAACATCcttctaaaataaaactttgtctTCAGGATGCAGGTATGACTGTGGTGAATGTGTCATTCGCTGCGGCTGGGTTTTTAGGAATTTATCACTTGGGAGTCATAGAGGGAGTACTGAGACATGGAGATAAACTGCTCTGCTCTTTAAAAGCCTGTGCAGGGGCCTCAGCTGGCGCTTTAGCTGCCACTGTGATGATCACTGCTCCTGATAAACTACAGGTGAAGCCATTAATTTCCATTGCACAGCAGAAACAACTTTTATACACCAAAACACCTATATTACCAATATGTTTGTATGAGGTTACAAACATATAGGTGTTTTAGTgtataaaatgttgtttctgcTGTCACTGCTGCTACAGTATTTCAGACATTGTATTGATTCACCCATCACAGatctgtgtgcgtttgtgttttaACAGCATTGTAAAGATTTCACCTATAGGTTTGCCAGAGATGTAAGAAGTCAAAGTTTTGGAGCAGTGACACCAGGATATGACTTCATGCTTGAACTGCggtaaaaattattaaattattttatcgaATGgaaaaagtttattaaaaaaagatttattaaaatgaacccTACATGATTTTCTATAACCCTATATTCCCATACAGACTTATAACATGTAGGACTGTTCAAGCACTGGATATCCTACTTGGCTATCTACTTGGctagtttttattttcacctgatttaaaattgtttttaattgcaTTAGGGTCATTCCGTGTCAACTCAACTAGTGGACCCGgctcattttttttctatttttgcaGAAGCAAGACCAACTTCTACAGAAGCATGACCAACTTCAGTAGTGATGAAagccaaaataataaataattttaataataattttagcaATCCTTGATGCATTTTATGCCAATAGTGACTATTGTATAGTGACTAGGCCATACCCTCGCCTGTCTGGCTGGTTAACTAATGATTCACAGTCTGAAAGCAAAAAATTAATGGATACCACAGATAGATCTAATCAGACGAttagaaacatacattttgaaacCTGTGATAAGGATAGTGTTAAACATATGTAAAACTGTTCCATGCTGAAGTAATAATCTATTTTTTAATGAGTCAGTGCAGTGAAGCACAAGCTTCATTCTTTATTGCAGTCATTTTCATGGGAGAGTTTGAAATATAATGGGTTGGATGGTCGGCCACTGTTACTATTAAGCTCTTCTCCGATACTAACATAAAAAGCAATGTTACACAGTGTGCTTTCTGTGTAGACATGTAAAATGATGTAGAAGTGAGTGACTGAGCTTTAAGGGATATTTCTGATgctttccccatgttttactcaccctcaaggcatcctgactttcttcttgaagaatactTACTTTCTGAGTTATAATTCTGAGTTTCTTCCTTTAAGAGAATTGAAGAAACACCTTGACCATCGAGGTTTTTTGCATTctgcaaaaaacatttgtttcacacatactgtacagaaaATCTTTTTGATCAATTTTGCATCCCAGTTGTATATGTCTTTCAGCAGCCATATTCATCCTGAAACAGCTGGCGAGATCTTTAAGAACACTTCCTGGCTCTGCCAGAGTGAGGTTTGAACAGTCTGAAGATGGTCCTATTTTGATGTTCAAATGTGTCACCTCCTCAATGCTTATTGTGAAATTGCTGATACTGCTGACATGAAATGAAATGGCAggcagttttcttttttgtggaaaaaataACATCTGTGATATGCAAGAACCTCTGAGGGCTTATGATAATCTTGGAATGAATAGTacactttattcattttgatgaaatatCTTCGGCATGGAACATTGAGTGgatgtttctttctttattccTCCTGCCTTATCTCAGCGGTTTGGCCAGCAGATTGTGTAATTACAATATGATGTTGGGGAAAATAGTTTTCACTCAGGTTGTTAATTATGCAAACACCATAAATGAGCATCTGTCCATTGGTTTTTCTCTAGGCGAGGCATTGAAGAGATTCTGCCGCCTGATGCCCACCAGTTAGCCAATGAACGACTCCACATTTCAGTAACAAACTCAAAGACCCGCAAGAACTGTACGGTGTCCAGCTTCAGCTCAAAGGAAGACCTTGTTCAGGTATTCAAACCAGCAGGTGAacagacaaatgttttaaactaCAGATAATCTTTCAAATACAGTGCCCAAAACccaaaaattaattaattaattaatgatCCACATCGTAGACGCTTTCACTAAGTAACTGAGTTACTGCTTTGGAAATGCTTTTGATGCTGCTGTTGAGTTGGTTAATGTTTTCTGTACCCAAAAAAAATCCTGTGGTACTTCATGCTGATATGTTCACATCAAAccaaaatagttattttaaactatccaatattttctttttccctttttttaaacattctcaTTAGCTTCCTACAACAGCTGTATTTGTTATTCTCATATGTTATGACTGTTATTACTAAAGGTGCTCTTGGCCAGCTGTTTTGTGCCCATCTATGCTGGAGTGAAGCCAGTGGAGTTCCAAGGGCAGGTAATAGTCTAATGCAACCAGTTCTCTTGGCTTTAACACCGTCTCTACACTCTGAATGGTTCATAGTATTTGGCTCTGAGAACTGCTTTGTCCTGTTTAGATGGTTAGATGGATATTTGAAGCTTCAAAATTTACGGGCATGGCAAAGCCATATTGGTCACATTGATTAACTCCGCCCGTTTTTACAATAACCAGTAGTGTCGCAGCCTTGCAGATCcaaattttacagtttatgaCAGCCTCAgtaaaaacaaatctaattGTCTAATAGTTTACAAATTTAGATTATAAACATGTTACTTCAGAAAGAACACTGATGTGTACTTCTCGTAAGTgctgtttataatgttaaagCTGTCTAACTGTTTGCATATTTTGATCTCCAGTGCCATTCACTAAAGAGGGAATAGTAAATGTACAACAAGCGACTCATTTTGGGTGCAGCTTATGAATCTTTTAGCATGTAGAGGCAGGACGCTTCAGATTCTAAAGAGTAGGGTATTTGAATGGACAGGAAGCTTGATTAGAagctgaagtgcagaatgatcTCATCAAAATTCTAGATCTTTTTAGCGCATGTAATTATTGAACAGATTTATTTTCtagattttaattttgttattggAGCACACTAGCTAGCATATTTTAATTGCAGTAAAGCCACAAAACTTAAATTTCAGGGAGACTTGACACTCAGGGGTCGACAAACATGTGGGTGCAGAAAACTGCTTTAATACTGATGAACGAAATGCATGTCTTGAAATCTGTATTTTAtctaagaatgtcatttttcataGAAATGGATTGATGGAGGATTTACAGACAGTCTTCCTATTCTTCCTGTGGGACGTACAATCACAGTTTCACCCTTTAGCGGCCGGCAGAATATTTGCCCAGTTCATAAGGGGAGAAGCAATCTTTACATGAGACTAGCCAACATGAGTGTTGTGGTATGTTTTTAGCACATAGATTTTAGAGACAATTATGCATTTTGCACTGTGTACCTTTATTCTTAAGGTTTACAGCACATTTAAggtatatattatgtataaatcTTTTTCATCTACACAAAGAGTActacaaaaagtatttgaactttttgattaaaaagaaacatttaaaaactaagAGTGCTTTTATGTGAGTGATGTAATGTCAACTGTTTCCACCCACAGTTCTCAAAGGATAATATCATAAGGCTGAACCAGGCCCTCTTTCCTCCCTCATTGCCAAGACTCAAAGAACTGGAGCAAGAGGGATACCAGGATGCTGTTCGCTTTCTAGAGCAAGAAAGATGGATGCTGTAGTTGATTTAAGTTGTTCTTAACATCTTGAACATCTACGTTGGGCATAttgacatcatttacatttgctTTTCTTCATCCAGTTTCCAATTTTTTTGTGCCAAAGCAGGG harbors:
- the pnpla4 gene encoding patatin-like phospholipase domain-containing protein 4 isoform X1 yields the protein MRDAGMTVVNVSFAAAGFLGIYHLGVIEGVLRHGDKLLCSLKACAGASAGALAATVMITAPDKLQHCKDFTYRFARDVRSQSFGAVTPGYDFMLELRRGIEEILPPDAHQLANERLHISVTNSKTRKNCTVSSFSSKEDLVQVLLASCFVPIYAGVKPVEFQGQKWIDGGFTDSLPILPVGRTITVSPFSGRQNICPVHKGRSNLYMRLANMSVVFSKDNIIRLNQALFPPSLPRLKELEQEGYQDAVRFLEQERWML
- the pnpla4 gene encoding patatin-like phospholipase domain-containing protein 4 isoform X3 codes for the protein MRDAGMTVVNVSFAAAGFLGIYHLGVIEGVLRHGDKLLCSLKACAGASAGALAATVMITAPDKLQHCKDFTYRFARDVRSQSFGAVTPGYDFMLELRRGIEEILPPDAHQLANERLHISVTNSKTRKNCTVSSFSSKEDLVQVFKPAGALGQLFCAHLCWSEASGVPRAGNSLMQPVLLALTPSLHSEWFIVFGSENCFVLFRWLDGYLKLQNLRAWQSHIGHID
- the pnpla4 gene encoding patatin-like phospholipase domain-containing protein 4 isoform X2 — protein: MTVVNVSFAAAGFLGIYHLGVIEGVLRHGDKLLCSLKACAGASAGALAATVMITAPDKLQHCKDFTYRFARDVRSQSFGAVTPGYDFMLELRRGIEEILPPDAHQLANERLHISVTNSKTRKNCTVSSFSSKEDLVQVLLASCFVPIYAGVKPVEFQGQKWIDGGFTDSLPILPVGRTITVSPFSGRQNICPVHKGRSNLYMRLANMSVVFSKDNIIRLNQALFPPSLPRLKELEQEGYQDAVRFLEQERWML